The DNA sequence GGGTGGGGGAAGTAGGGGATACAAAGGGGAAGAGCGGGAGTTGTGTTATTTCATGTTTGAGTACTTTATTTATAAAATGCATGCATATTTTTAAGCTCTAACTATATACGGTAGTTGATACCCAAGGGGCACAATTGGAAATTCAACTGCAACAAGCCAGAACGGAGCGTAAGAACAAACTGAAATTTCCAAACACATTCATATAAAGAATACAACATCAACGCTATTCAGTCAACGCATGTCAGCCAACCCCACAGTGGATGCAATGGCTATAGACTCCGCCGCCATTTTCAGAATAATGTAGctagtaactaactaactagtaaCGTACTAGTAACTAACTAGCAGTAACAAACCATAGCCGGTGGGGAAATTAACCGTGCTCGGACCAAATAACAATGTAAGAGAGTTGCTTAACATAGCAAATATTAGCTAAGCTAATTTGCCGGCTAAGGGCTTGCAAGATCATACGAATTAAACGGGTTAAAATTACCTTCTCGCAAAGGGCTTTGACTTGATTTTCCGAGAGCTGTTTGCATTCGCCGAGTTGCTCAATCCACCCATCCAATTCCTTAGTGAATGACTTGTCGTCCATGTCTGGTTATATTTCAGCGAGCAAACTCCCTAGTTAGGTTACCTATTGAAAACTAGTTTAGTTAATGCGTTCTCGTCATTCGCACTCTTTTTGCTTTCGTCGAAAATGAATGTACGAGCTAGCTAGGTCACCGACACCTGCTTTAAATTGGTTCAACCCCCCCTTACTAGCTAGCTACTCGTTAAAAAATAAGCGCTGCATGCGCCTCGGTATCCTGTTTATCTGAAATAGCTAAAGAAATGCGTGGTACAGCCGCAGTTGCAGAAAACTGGCTCTGTATGAAATTCCGAGGACCCAACCCTGCTTCTTCACCGAGCAACAATCAATGAGAGAGTTTTATTACACTGGTCCGAGATGAACGGGGAAACGCTCCCTCACATCATCAGGCGAAAACGGGGAGGGAGGAGCGAAATTCTCAAATCAAACATTACTCTGCGTCTCTCTGTCGggttgtcaacaaggcagcattgTGCATCGCCCAGTAACATCTATTTtccataaaataaatgtttgaatTTTCAAACTAGGATTGGGAAGGCAGATACATCGTTTTTCTTAATCACTTTTGCATGTGGAAACACAGAATCCAACTCATCCCTCCACCACGTGTTTAATtacgtcacttttgttttgagccgacaACGCCGACGACCAGAGCTGGGCACCTGGCTCACGCTCGGGAGCCAGCCCGGTTCCTAAACAAATGCAGTCACTTTTCACCCGACTCAAATTTCTCACGCCGGGGTAACCCGAGTCAGATAAACGAAACCCCCCGTATATATTGCTGCGTTTACGTCATTGGCCGACGTACCTCACCCGTCCCCTTCATCTGGGCTTTACTCCCACCGTGTGGTTGCGAATGGGAACTTCAATGTGCTCTCGTTATTAAAATAATTAATCTATCACAATCAATACCATGAATATTGTGGATAATAGTGTGAATAGGTCTATTGCTATTCAAATGCATATGCAGGTTATCAAGCTGAAATAAatggtataaaaaatatatataatatttcaCAGTGAATAAATACAACGGACTGGCAAGGATGCAAAAGCAACTATCCAGAATTTAAAGCGGCTCCTAATGTTTAAGACACACGCATGCGCATTGAGGTTCACCCTAGTCAGCAGTATGAGAAATGGTCCATGCAATCTTGATTCCTCTCCCAACTCCGAGGTTACTCCATTGAATTTGAAATGTAAAATTGTTAAGGTACGATTtgaggttatggttaaggttagggaactgtagtaggggttaaggttagggtttagggtagcgACGTCCCACGGTACCCGGGTAGCACTACCCAGGATAAAATGGCAGCACCTTTGAGGCAAGGAGGACAGCAGGTAAGACATTCAATATTTAACGTGTATTATCTGTTGTAAAATAACATATAGTTAACTGAACCTCTTCACCTAAACCCTAGCTACGTCGTCACTTTGAAATCGGTACAGCTCGCGTCCACGAGGACTTATGACAGACCTGTCTGATACCATAACAGCAACAAAACTAGTTGAATTAATGATCAAGCTTGATACAATGTAGCAACCAGTGTtagggaagctactctgaaaatgtaCTTTACTAAGCTACCAATTACTCCGAACTGGAATAAGTTAAGTTACACTAAAGTTATCCATAAGAAAAAATATAGTTtactaatatatacatattaaaTAGTTTATAAGTTactttgaaaatgtatttcactacatccaaactacttcgTGAAAAATTATCATATCTAAAATGTAAttgactacaaattgcaagaataTTATCACTCAAAAGTCagatgtttcaagtgagaattggGAAGGTCTGATGCCGAAAACACCACTACATGGCAAACCAAATATGAACTACTGAAAACAGTACCAATATTTGAATTTAGTTAAACTACCACCAAGATACTGCAAAATGTAAGGAAATTACTCGTTGAACTAtttgtagttcactactccccaacactggtaACAACCAACACATCTACACTTAATGGGTTTCTACTCCTAGTTTCTCAGTCAAATGTAATTTACATGTTTTATATTTACAGGGCTTGATCATTTGCAGATGAATGATTTGCATGTATTTTACATTTTCTTAATCCTGTGTCTCTTTCCCAGCCTCTGGATGGTGCTAACCTCAAAGACCTGAGAGTTGCTCTGAATGGCTTCTTGGCCAAAGGAGAGACGCTCAAGCTGGAGACTAAGGTAGGAACTAGGAACTCCCAAAGGAGGCTACTGAAAAGCTAATACTACATTTACATAACACCAAGCCACAGTGGATGAAAGAATAATGGAATCACAGTCCACCTACAGAATCAGAAACGTTGCCATTTTAGGGGTTACATTACTTGTTACTCCTGACTAAAATCCTCACCATAAAGTCTGTGAAATATAGTGATTAATATAGTGATTATGAGCTGGTTTGTACACGCTGCTTCAAGTCTGAatgtcttctctgtcctctctctacccaGTCTGACCCCCTCCATCTTGGGTGGAATGACAGTCAGCGTCAGGGACAAGTATGTTTACCAAGATACAGAAACAGACCAAGATCATTAGGGAGCCCTAATAATTGGCAtataggttgtgtcccaaattacaccatACTCCCTACAGTATGTAGAGCTATTAAGGGCTACGCGATCAGgctgagggaatagggtgccatttgggggtatttttttaattttttttttattgttttgctTAATCAACTGGACCTAAGTCCTGTGAACTCAATAGGGAATGAATGACTGGTGGAACAATGTTACGGGGAAATGCCTTGCCTATGTGTATTATTGCTTCCCAGCTTCAAGCTTAACAGTACAAAGTATTACAGTAAATGTAGTCTTTCTGTTGTCATGTTTGTTTTGATTTGTTAGGATCCTCATTAGTCGACGCTGatggtgacagctagtcttactggggtcccgGACACATAACCAAAAAAACATTACAGACAAAAAACTTTACAATTGACAtacactacatgttcatgtttttaaatgtatctaTCAGTTCCACatacatgtcagttcatacacacAACATGTAGCTCATATTAAATATGATGTATTATAAAAAACACTGGATTTCTCTGTTTTTTGGTGTTTTTTGTAGCCAGAGCGAAGCTAGTTGATTTGTAGCTTCGTTAAGCTTTTGCGAGGCTAGTAGTCTCGAGCGAGGCTAGTTGATTTGTAGCCTCGTAAATAGTGAGGCTAGTTGATTTGCGGATGCAGTCAAATAAATGTGTATAGAAAATATTTGTTTACAGTTTCACAGAGGCAAACTACTGTTTGACAATCAGACAGTGAAGAACTAGCGATGTGACTGAAATGTGAATATGTATGAAACTGTACACAAACTGATGTGAGTTCTGTAAATTAGATTGCTACCACCTACTGAAAGTACAGTATTGATAAACCTCTGTTTATAAATGTTTATACTAGTTATCACAGCCGCAAAGTCAAATGACCTATATCGTAAAATGTTATGAAGACACaaatttgctttttggtcttaatatAAGGTTACGGTtatgcataaggttagcagtgtagtTAATGttaaggtttaaaatcacattttaagacgAGACGTAGAAAGGGCGGGGTTTATGACTGGCTGTCACTAGTGACGaccgtttctaaaactgtttcaaAACTGTTACCTCATTTCCTGGACACAATGTCCACAATTTCAAAACAAAGATTACAAATAAAAGACATAAACTATATTCTTGATCGAAATATGTCTGGATTACATGCCATGTTTTTTATTATAGTAAATGTCTTTATAGGGCTGCTAGGTTTCCTTAAAGTCTGGCGCGCCTGCGCTTTGAGCCCCTCCTATTTTATAAAAGAAAGAAACCAGAGGAAAATGGCTGCCTTTCTCACTTAAACCTCTGTGCTTAGAAGAAGAAATAAATATCAAATACCCAGCGCATAATGTCATCCAGGATCAAGTTAATATCCATGGAATATAAAGGCGTAGAATACATGCGTTTTTAGGATGTTATGGAGGTCAAGAATGGAAAATCGGTTTAATATTTAACCCTTTGCATTCTATGATCCGCCTACAAATGAGGTTTGTGGTTTTTTAATGTTCTCAAAATGTACTCGCAAATGCAGCAGTTTTATTTGTGGTATTTCGTTGTAGTAGCGCCCATTGCCCCATTTATACGGCTGTCGTATTTTTGGGTTGTAAACGCATAATAGCGAGACACTACGTTGCGTATTGTATTAACACCGCCGATATGGTTTTGCAACAATAGCCTGTTCTAATTAATAATGTTGGACAAGATGTTTTGCACATAGAATAGATACTTTATAACATATGCATTACATAGTGATGTGCATCACCAACTTAGGttcttattgtgtgtgtgtgtgtgtttatgtgcatgCTCTTAAGTTTGTGTCACACATACCAATTCAATTACTCTAAACCTGCTTCCCTTTCATTTGTACCCCTCAACAGAAAATGATGCACCAAGTCACTGGCAGCAGCAATGACTATTGCATGAGTGGCCTTGCAGAGGAATGTCAACACCCAACCAGCCACTTTGACTTATGTAGCTCGCAATCCAACAAATTCTACCCTTCGCCTCCACCCCCTACTCTACAGCTGCCCCACCCAAACCTGCACAAGCCCATGCCCTGTCAAATGCAACAAGAGACCCAGAATGAGTTCCACCCTCAGACAGTGAGGATCCGAGGGCCCAGTGAGACTCCAACTGGGACAGAGAGCTCCAAGAAAAAGAAAGGAGGCGTCGTCAAGTCCGGCCGTAGAGGGAGACCCTCGGGGACCACGAAGTCAGCCGGTTACCGGACAAGCACTGGACGTCCGTTGGGGACCACGAAAGCTGCGGGGTTCAAGACCAGTCCCGGCAGGCCTCTGGGTACGACCAAAGCAGCAGGCTACAAGGTTAGCCCTGGCAGGCCTCCTGGTAGCATCAAGACTCTGGCTCGGCTCAAGAAACTGGAGTACGGGAGCTGTGATGTTACCAAGAAACTAGGCTTCAATAACTGCGTCGGCGGAGCCAAGAAACTGGACTATGCCAGCTGTGATGGTACCAAGAAATTGGACTATGCCAGCTTCGAAGTGGCACCTTTCCCTTACAACCTGATGCAGAAACGAGGCTTGCATGAGCCTACTGGCAAAGTGGAAGAACCTAACGAGTAGTTATGCCTGCGTCTCGTATCTATTGCCTGGAAATCATATTTGAGTGCTTGTGTTGAGGGTGTTGACGAGCAGGGACTCATGTAGCCAAAATATTGGTTGACTTTTGGATATGTCTGGCACTGGTTACTAACGAAtggctcctcctctcttcattgcACTCTGCTGATATTGTCACCATGTAATCTGTCCCTATCCAAAGACTGAAATCGCTCTCTTTTTTTCAATAAGTTTATCTTATTTTACAGAAATTGCATGATAAAgcatataataaatacagtcaatATACTTTAGCTAAACAGGAATGAGAAATAGCCTACTATTAGTCATAATCTAGTCAAATGCTCGCTGTCTGGAGAAGGGTTGATGttttgtttaaatgtttaaatagcTGACTTTCATTCATCTGTTTATTTTATGCTCTGATATAATGTGCTTTTATCATTAGTAGTTTGCTTGTCCTCCTGATGTTTTCCACATTGAAAATGCATCTGAGTAgaaaacaacacaaaacacactaGCAAAACATGAATCTCAGAAGgaaacaacacaaaacacactaGCAAAACATGAATCTCAGAAGgaaacaacacaaaacacactaGCAAAACATGAATCTCAGAAGgaaacaacacaaaacacactaGCAAAACATGAATCTTAAGCACCTCCCAGAGTGCGTGTTTGTGTCTTTTTGTGTTGTATGGtataacatattttttatttgtatttatacaTAGCATATTTATACACAGGATTTCATGCAATATAACATTGTTAcaacatgttttttgaaattgTGCTTGAACttttgggcctcccgagtggcacagcggtctaaggcacgccaccgcagtgctagaggcgtcacttcaGACCCgagttcgatcccgggctgtatcacaaccggctgtgattgggagtcccatagggtggtgcacaattggccaagcgtcgtcccAAGTTAGGGGAgattttggccggggtaggccgtcattgtaaataagaatttgttcttaacggacttgcctagttaaataaagattacaaaaaataaaaaaataaactgacACGAACACAGTGCATCTGAAAACCTCTCATAATACTTATTTGACGACAAAGGAATTGTTATTTCTAACTCTTTGTGAATATTAATGTTTTTGTCTTCTCAATGTACTGTATTATCCTTTATTCTTTGTTCTCACAAGTGAACTATCAATTGATTAAAGCAAACCCAGAATGGTGTTGAGTAGGAACTATCATTTTAACCAACGGAGAAAATGCTTTATGGTGGATTATGTGTAACGATAAGATAGTTTTCTGTATGTATGACCAAAAATTAAAGTGAAATGGTCATTCTTAAATGATATTGTCTTGACTGTCACTGATATTTTAATAGTGTAGTGTTTAAACAACAGTGTAGATCCTTTCCATTTGTAAAGTGCAGACAAAAATCTGTATCTTATCATATCATGGGGTCCAGGTCCCCCTATGAGCCAGTGGACTCCACCTTTATAAAACACTGATTGCATGTCCAACCACTCTAAAATAAATATAAGAAATACTGTTTTAATCCTGATATTCGCATCCTAGAATAATTTTTTCTAAAAAGATTTACGTACATAAACCTGGGTATCGTGTTTTACATAGGCCTAAGAATTACATATGGCCTCTGTTGTGAATCTCAGAACTGAGAAACCAATATTGAATGAGGGAAAAAAAGAACAACACCTTTGAATATAATTTCAACATAAAAACATTGGGCCACttcgagagaaaaaaaaatctaaactaattttcttatttttgtcctctgacattgTATGTTCATTCTCTTCGCCCTACGTTCTGAGCGACGGCCTCATAAAGCTACAAATCTACAGATTGGTCATCAATGAAGAGCAGCCGAGGCAAATATCCTATCAGGTAATATGACTAATTAGAATTGGCTATAAAAATAATGTCAGTAGCCTATTTGACAACTGTCATTTCGATGTACCAGTGATGGGTATTGTGCGAAGCGAGTTTATTACAGTGGCAGTAGGGCACGACTGCAAGTATGGCGAGCCTTTTGTGTGGCCACTATGCAAGGCGTATTCTTCTCCTTATTAAAGGCTGCTGTCATTGTTCTTTTTTTAATGCGAACTTATTGCAGGATACGCGGAAAAAAACGGATAAGCATTTATCCGAATTAACAATATTATATTGCACCTCATTGACATGGTGTCCAGGGGTCCGACTTTAGTCAGGGCTTTGCCCCCCACCATTGACATGTGTATTGCTGCGGACATGGCCTATTTTCTCTGCTGTCAGGCAATATGGCGCATAGTCTATTTTAAAACTTTGACTAGGCCGCATCCGCTTGCGCTGTTTTCCAGTCGACCACATTCGAACTATTGATCCGTGTTCGTTGTGGTCACAGAATCATcactctctccaacctctctgctATCCAAAATGGAGGAAGCAAGTTACGCCTTTGTTGGGATAAGGAAACCAATGGCGCAATGGTTTATCAATGTGACATACCTTCCACTCACATAACCCCATATTAAATAGTCTTTATCTAGCCAAGGGTTTCGTGTATGTTGACTAAAACACATGAGGGGATATAGTAGCCTACATCTGGATTCGTCAGTGTGACTGTAGACCAGTGTTCTCTAGTGACTGAGGACTGATAGGTTGAGAGAGTGCCCGGGCCCGATGTGCTGTGATCCGCGGCTTCGCAGACGGGGGGGGTTGGGTGGCTGTGCGGATTGGTTGCTCAGCTCTGCTCGCCAACACAGCCAGTCCGTCTAGCACGGTTTGTTTTAACATAACTGGAGGGGCATTTCGACAGCCCGCAAAACAACCATGTAGTAAAAATGATATTGTAATTGCTAGGGACTAAGGTGGTGTACGCTACACTGACTTTTTATGCACTAAAATGGAAGGTTACATTTTTCTTTGGTCTATTGGTGACTGTTTTGGAAAGGCCGCCGCTGGTGAGATAGGAcaggaggtgaaggggagagaatgagagctgttgGTCTTTCTTGGCCtagtgctgctgctactgctgggaTTGTGCAGATCCGCTTTCACAAATCGAAAAAAACACACGCTTCATGCCCCAATCTGAAAGACCCGCAGTTGGTGTTATTGTGACCGACCTCCAAATGGTAAGATTATTGCGTTTTTTAAAACAGACGATGTTTTTAAACGTTTTGAACCGTCCTTTTGTGAGTTAGAATGGATGCTTCCTATGTCGGTTTATAGGCTCTGTGTAGGCTACTTGTGTGAGCCATTCTGTATGATGGCTTTGACTGTATTGACTCCCCTACAGACAGTCAGGTTGGCAGCGCGATCAATGTTGCACAGATCTATCATTTCAGTATTTGCGATCGTTCTATTTTGAGATAAAACAACCGAACGAGTAGATATGATTTTATTGTGAACGGGGCAGAGCACACCGGTCGCTCGCTGGGTTTTCCTGATCTTTTTGTCTTCTCTGCTGCCACTACGGACGGCCTTCAGAGGGGAAGCCATGCAAATGTCGTATTATTACGTGTAGGCTATGCGGTAGTCTTTCTTTGTGTTATTGTCGCGTGGAATGTGAGTTGTTATTTACACACAGACAGTATGGTTTATATACATTATTGTGTTTTTTAACAATTGTTTTGTAACATTGTAGCTATTTCAAACAGTGCATGAGTCTGAACCATATGAATTGACCACACTGTAAGCTGGATAGGAAAAACCTGGTTGTTTGCTAGAAGGTTTACCTCAACCACCCTAACCTGCATTTTCTTTTACAATGACAGGAAGGAGCCATGACAACATGAATTCTTCATACAGACGGGCTGTTCGGGGCGGCTCAGCTTCAGCCACATCTTACAGCTCAGGCCAGCCAGAGCTGAGGCCCCCCAATCGCC is a window from the Oncorhynchus clarkii lewisi isolate Uvic-CL-2024 chromosome 14, UVic_Ocla_1.0, whole genome shotgun sequence genome containing:
- the LOC139366544 gene encoding UPF0461 protein C5orf24 homolog isoform X1, producing the protein MAAPLRQGGQQPLDGANLKDLRVALNGFLAKGETLKLETKSDPLHLGWNDSQRQGQKMMHQVTGSSNDYCMSGLAEECQHPTSHFDLCSSQSNKFYPSPPPPTLQLPHPNLHKPMPCQMQQETQNEFHPQTVRIRGPSETPTGTESSKKKKGGVVKSGRRGRPSGTTKSAGYRTSTGRPLGTTKAAGFKTSPGRPLGTTKAAGYKVSPGRPPGSIKTLARLKKLEYGSCDVTKKLGFNNCVGGAKKLDYASCDGTKKLDYASFEVAPFPYNLMQKRGLHEPTGKVEEPNE
- the LOC139366544 gene encoding UPF0461 protein C5orf24 homolog isoform X2, which translates into the protein MAAPLRQGGQQPLDGANLKDLRVALNGFLAKGETLKLETKKMMHQVTGSSNDYCMSGLAEECQHPTSHFDLCSSQSNKFYPSPPPPTLQLPHPNLHKPMPCQMQQETQNEFHPQTVRIRGPSETPTGTESSKKKKGGVVKSGRRGRPSGTTKSAGYRTSTGRPLGTTKAAGFKTSPGRPLGTTKAAGYKVSPGRPPGSIKTLARLKKLEYGSCDVTKKLGFNNCVGGAKKLDYASCDGTKKLDYASFEVAPFPYNLMQKRGLHEPTGKVEEPNE
- the LOC139366544 gene encoding UPF0461 protein C5orf24 homolog isoform X3 encodes the protein MMHQVTGSSNDYCMSGLAEECQHPTSHFDLCSSQSNKFYPSPPPPTLQLPHPNLHKPMPCQMQQETQNEFHPQTVRIRGPSETPTGTESSKKKKGGVVKSGRRGRPSGTTKSAGYRTSTGRPLGTTKAAGFKTSPGRPLGTTKAAGYKVSPGRPPGSIKTLARLKKLEYGSCDVTKKLGFNNCVGGAKKLDYASCDGTKKLDYASFEVAPFPYNLMQKRGLHEPTGKVEEPNE